The following proteins come from a genomic window of Nothobranchius furzeri strain GRZ-AD chromosome 1, NfurGRZ-RIMD1, whole genome shotgun sequence:
- the LOC139070104 gene encoding protocadherin gamma-A12-like: MAFSLRIALICGLFVFFVLHCAHGDLTYSVEEELKHGSVIGNIAKDLGLDFGRLAARKARVEMEGTDKQYITINQKNGDVVVVGRIDREELCGEKPTCVLKFDLLLENPLELQRLSLKVQDINDNSPVFQKDVMKLEIGESAVKGARYRVIAAHDSDIGQNSVQSYVLNQNAHFVFNIQTSSSGRKYGELVLDKELDREDQNELRLLLTAVDGGSPPKSGTVVIHVTVLDANDNAPVFTESVYSARLPENSPVKTPVVTVSATDADDGVNGEVTYEFSQLSDKAGKLFSIDQKSGVIFVTGDVDYEEGPRYEVMIEAKDGYGLTSEIKLIIDIIDVNDNAPVINLKSLSNPVPENAPPGTEVGIISVQDRDSEKNRQVRCSIQQNVPFKLVPSIKNYYSLVTTGQLDRELVSDYNITISATDEGSPPLSSSKTVQLSVADINDNPPVFEEQSYSAYVSENNKPGSTLCSVSARDPDWRQNGTVIYSLLPAEVNGASVSSYLSVNGDTGVIHAVRSFDYEQLRSFKVHVMARDNGSPPLSSNVTVSVFVADVNDNSPQILYPAPEGSSFMTELVPKAAHGGSLVSKVIAVDADSGQNAWLSYQIVRSTDPGLFTIGVHSGEIRTQRDISESDSMKQNLIVAVKDNGQPSLSATCAMYLLISDNLAEVPELKDISYDDKNSKLTSYLIIALVCVSTFFLTFIIIVLGVRFCRRRKPRLLFDGAVAIPGAYLPPNYADVDGTGTLRSSYNYDAYLTTGSRTSDFKFVSSYNDNTLPADQTLKKSPSEFADVFGSCDSSPEVRICPS; encoded by the coding sequence ATGGCATTTAGTCTGCGAATCGCATTAATCTGCGGACTCTTTGTTTTCTTTGTGCTGCACTGCGCTCACGGAGACCTGACCTATTCAGTCGAAGAGGAGCTGAAACACGGATCTGTCATTGGAAATATCGCAAAGGATTTGGGACTGGATTTCGGGAGACTGGCTGCGCGTAAAGCGCGTGTCGAAATGGAAGGAACTGATAAACAGTATATAACAATCAACCAGAAAAATGGGGATGTGGTCGTTGTAGGGAGGATAGACAGAGAGGAGCTTTGCGGGGAGAAGCCGACATGTGTTCTCAAATTCGATCTGCTTTTAGAAAATCCTCTGGAATTACAAAGACTGTCTCTCAAGGTGCAGGATATAAACGATAATTCACCCGTTTTCCAAAAGGATGTAATGAAGCTGGAAATCGGAGAATCGGCTGTTAAAGGAGCGAGGTACCGTGTGATTGCTGCTCATGATTCAGACATAGGCCAGAACTCCGTTCAAAGCTACGTTTTGAATCAAAACGCGCACTTCGTGTTTAATATTCAGACATCCAGCAGTGGCAGGAAATATGGAGAGCTGGTTTTAGATAAAGAGTTAGACCGAGAAGATCAGAACGAACTGAGACTGCTGCTCACAGCTGTAGATGGAGGATCTCCTCCTAAATCTGGGACTGTAGTTATTCACGTCACTGTGCTGGATGCTAACGATAATGCTCCCGTTTTTACCGAGTCTGTTTATTCAGCCAGGTTACCGGAAAACTCTCCGGTAAAAACTCCAGTTGTTACAGTTAGTGCAACAGATGCAGATGACGGTGTTAATGGAGAGGTCACGTATGAATTTAGCCAACTGTCTGATAAAGCAGGGAAGCTTTTTTCTATTGATCAGAAATCTGGAGTAATCTTTGTAACAGGTGATGTAGATTATGAAGAAGGTCCTAGATATGAAGTTATGATTGAAGCTAAAGATGGATACGGACTAACCTCAGAAATTAAACTAATCATTGACATAATTGATGTAAATGACAACGCCCCCGTGATTAATCTAAAGTCCCTGTCCAACCCGGTACCGGAGAATGCACCACCTGGTACAGAGGTGGGCATCATCAGCGTGCAGGACAGAGACTCTGAGAAGAACCGACAGGTCCGCTGCTCCATCCAGCAGAACGTTCCTTTTAAGTTGGTTCCTTCCATTAAAAACTATTATTCTCTGGTGACCACAGGACAGCTGGACCGTGAACTAGTGTCTGATTACAACATTACAATCAGTGCCACTGACGAGGGCTCTCCACCTCTGTCCTCCTCTAAAACTGTTCAGTTATCTGTAGCTGACATCAACGACAACCCACCTGTGTTTGAGGAGCAGTCCTACAGCGCTTATGTGAGTGAAAATAACAAACCTGGCTCCACTTTATGTTCCGTTAGTGCTCGAGACCCGGACTGGAGACAAAACGGTACCGTGATTTATTCTCTGTTACCTGCTGAGGTGAACGGCGCATCGGTGTCCTCCTATCTATCAGTTAACGGAGACACGGGGGTGATCCATGCTGTCAGGTCGTTTGATTATGAACAGCTGAGGAGTTTTAAAGTCCACGTGATGGCCAGAGACAACGGTTCTCCTCCTCTCAGCAGCAACGTGACCGTGAGTGTGTTCGTAGCAGATGTGAATGACAACTCTCCTCAGATACTGTACCCCGCCCCGGAGGGCAGCTCCTTCATGACCGAGCTGGTCCCCAAAGCTGCACACGGAGGCTCTCTGGTGTCCAAAGTGATAGCGGTGGACGCGGACTCTGGACAGAACGCCTGGCTGTCCTATCAGATAGTCAGATCCACTGATCCGGGACTTTTCACTATTGGTGTGCACAGCGGAGAGATCAGGACGCAGCGGGACATTTCTGAATCTGACAGCATGAAACAGAACCTGATTGTAGCAGTGAAAGATAACGGACAGCCCTCTCTGTCTGCCACCTGTGCCATGTATTTACTCATTTCTGATAACTTGGCTGAGGTGCCAGAGCTGAAAGATATTTCTTATGATGACAAGAACTCCAAACTGACCTCGTATCTGATCATTGCGCTGGTGTGTGTGTCCACCTTCTTcctgaccttcatcatcatcgtccTGGGTGTGAGGTTTTGTCGCAGGAGAAAGCCCAGACTGTTGTTTGATGGAGCAGTGGCCATTCCCGGAGCTTATCTCCCTCCTAATTACGCAGATGTTGATGGAACAGGAACTTTACGCAGCTCCTACAACTATGACGCCTACCTGACAACAGGATCTAGAACCAGTGACTTTAAGTTTGTGTCATCTTACAATGACAACACGCTGCCTGCTGACCAGACTCTGAAGAAAAGTCCCTCTGAGTTTGCTGATGTGTTTGGAAGTTGTGATTCTTCCCCTGAGGTAAGAATTTGTCCTTCATAA
- the LOC129154319 gene encoding protocadherin beta-15 produces the protein MARIAFALHCGLSFVVLFLHPVIGDVSYSIPEEMKRGSVIGNVAKDLGLDLGTLSARKARIDTEDNSGKYCMINFNTGELIVQERIDREGLCEKKPSCVVKQELVLENPLELHRINIHIRDINDNSPQFKEESLKFEIQESAGKGATFVLDEAHDADIGDNAVQDYSLQQNDYFKLNVKSKGAGRKYSELVLEKELDREEKKEVILLLTALDGGSPQRSGTVVIHVTVLDANDNAPVFSQAVYKASLPENSPLDTVVLTVTAADADEGVNGEVIYGFDHVSDENQMFSLNPKTGEVNIVKILDYEKKSSYEIQISAKDGLGLASYASLLIEIIDVNDNAPVINLKSLSNPVPENAPPGTEVGIINVQDRDSEKNRQVRCSIQQNVPFKLVPSIKNYYSLVTTGQLDRELVSDYNITISATDEGSPPLSSSKTVQLSVADINDNPPVFEEQSYSAYVSENNKPGSTLCSVSARDPDWRQNGTVIYSLLPAEVNGASVSSYLSVNGDTGVIHAVRSFDYEQLRSFKVHVMARDNGSPPLSSNVTVSVFVSDVNDNSPQILYPAPEGSSFMTELVPKAAHGGSLVSKVIAVDADSGQNAWLSYQIVRSTDLGLFTIGVHSGEIRTQRDISESDSMKQNLIVAVKDNGQPSLSATCAMYLLISDNLAEVPELKDISYDDKNSKLTSYLIIALVCVSTFFLTFIIIVLGVRFCRRRKPRLLFDGAVAIPGAYLPPNYADVDGTGTLRSSYNYDAYLTTGSRTSDFKFVSSYNDNTLPADQTLKKSPSEFADVFGDSDSSPEVRIGQMLPM, from the coding sequence ATGGCGCGTATTGCGTTTGCGCTGCACTGCGGCCTTTCTTTTGTTGTTCTGTTCCTTCACCCCGTCATCGGAGACGTGAGCTACTCTATTCCGGAGGAGATGAAACGCGGTTCCGTGATTGGAAACGTTGCTAAGGATCTGGGACTCGACCTGGGCACACTGTCGGCTCGGAAGGCGCGTATTGATACCGAGGATAACAGCGGCAAATACTGCATGATCAATTTTAACACGGGAGAGCTGATTGTGCAGGAGAGGATCGACAGAGAAGGTCTTTGTGAGAAGAAGCCGTCCTGCGTTGTTAAACAAGAGCTGGTTCTGGAAAATCCCCTCGAACTGCATCGAATTAACATCCACATCCGGGACATAAATGATAATTCTCCCCAGTTTAAGGAGGAATCCCTTAAATTTGAAATACAGGAATCAGCAGGTAAAGGTGCGACATTTGTTCTTGATGAAGCGCACGATGCGGACATCGGAGATAATGCTGTGCAGGACTACTCGCTCCAACAGAATGATTATTTCAAATTAAATGTGAAATCAAAAGGTGCTGGACGGAAATACAGTGAGTTGGTGCTCGAGAAGGAGCTAGACCGAGAGGAGAAAAAAGAAGTCATTTTGTTGCTGACAGCTTTAGATGGAGGATCTCCTCAGAGATCAGGTACAGTAGTCATACACGTCACTGTGCTGGATGCTAATGATAACGCCCCAGTGTTCAGTCAGGCAGTTTATAAGGCCAGTCTGCCTGAAAACTCTCCTTTAGACACGGTTGTTCTTACAGTAActgctgctgatgctgatgagGGAGTGAATGGAGAAGTTATTTACGGGTTTGATCACGTTTCTGATGAAAATCAGATGTTTTCTTTAAATCCTAAAACTGGAGAAGTGAATATAGTCAAAATTCTTGATTATGAAAAGAAATCATCTTATGAAATACAAATAAGCGCTAAAGATGGATTAGGATTAGCATCATATGCGTCTTTATTAATTGAAATAATAGATGTAAATGACAACGCCCCCGTGATTAACCTAAAGTCCCTGTCCAACCCGGTACCTGAGAACGCACCACCTGGTACAGAGGTGGGCATCATCAACGTGCAGGACAGAGACTCTGAGAAGAACCGACAGGTCCGCTGCTCCATCCAGCAGAACGTTCCTTTTAAGTTGGTTCCTTCTATCAAAAACTATTATTCTCTGGTGACCACAGGACAGCTGGACCGTGAACTAGTGTCTGATTACAACATTACAATCAGTGCCACTGACGAGGGCTCTCCACCTCTGTCCTCCTCTAAAACTGTTCAGTTATCTGTAGCTGACATCAACGACAACCCACCTGTGTTTGAGGAGCAGTCCTACAGCGCTTATGTGAGTGAAAATAACAAACCTGGCTCCACTTTATGTTCCGTTAGTGCTCGAGACCCGGACTGGAGACAAAACGGTACCGTGATTTATTCTCTGTTACCTGCTGAGGTGAACGGCGCGTCGGTGTCCTCCTATCTATCAGTTAACGGAGACACGGGGGTGATCCACGCTGTCAGGTCGTTTGATTATGAACAGCTGAGAAGTTTTAAAGTCCACGTGATGGCCAGAGACAACGGTTCTCCTCCTCTCAGCAGCAACGTGACCGTGAGTGTGTTCGTATCAGATGTGAATGACAACTCTCCTCAGATACTGTACCCCGCCCCGGAGGGCAGCTCCTTCATGACCGAGCTGGTCCCCAAAGCTGCACACGGAGGCTCTCTGGTGTCCAAAGTGATAGCGGTGGACGCGGACTCTGGACAGAACGCCTGGCTGTCCTATCAGATAGTCAGATCCACTGATCTGGGACTTTTCACTATCGGTGTGCACAGCGGAGAGATCAGGACGCAGCGGGACATTTCTGAATCTGACAGCATGAAACAGAACCTGATTGTAGCAGTGAAAGATAACGGACAGCCCTCTCTGTCTGCCACCTGTGCCATGTATTTACTGATTTCTGATAACTTGGCTGAGGTGCCAGAGCTGAAAGATATTTCTTATGATGACAAGAACTCCAAACTGACCTCGTATCTGATCATTGCGCTGGTGTGTGTGTCCACCTTCTTcctgaccttcatcatcatcgtccTGGGTGTGAGGTTTTGTCGCAGGAGAAAGCCCAGACTGTTGTTTGATGGAGCAGTGGCCATTCCCGGAGCTTATCTCCCTCCTAATTACGCAGACGTTGATGGAACAGGAACTTTACGCAGCTCCTACAACTATGACGCCTACCTGACAACAGGATCTAGAACCAGTGACTTTAAGTTTGTGTCATCTTACAATGACAACACGCTGCCTGCTGACCAGACTCTGAAGAAAAGTCCCTCTGAGTTTGCTGATGTGTTTGGAGACTCTGATTCTTCCCCTGAGGTAAGAATAGGTCAGATGTTACCCATGTGA